The Streptomyces spororaveus genome includes a region encoding these proteins:
- a CDS encoding acyl-CoA carboxylase subunit beta has product MTRLGTTVDPHAPEHTRARTAALERLAALDTEHAKALQGGGEKYTARHQARGKLLARERVELLLDPDTPFLELSPLAAWGSDYPVGASMVTGIGTVEGVECLVTANDPTVRGGASNPWTLKKALRANEIARQNRLPVISLVESGGADLPSQKEIFIPGGAIFRDLTRLSAEGVPTVAVVFGNSTAGGAYIPGMSDHTIMIKDRSKVFLGGPPLVKMATGEESDDESLGGADMHARTSGLADYYALDEYDAIRQARRVVARLNHRKPHQDPPKAEEPLHDPEELLGIVPPDLKTPFDPREVIARIVDASDFDEFKPLYGPSLVTGWATLHGYPVGILANAQGVLFSAESQKAAQFIQLANQRDIPLLFLHNTTGYMVGKEYEQGGIIKHGSMMINAVSNSKVPHLSVLIGASYGAGHYGMCGRAYEPRFLFAWPSAKSAVMGPHQLAGVLSIVSRQSAAAKGQPYDEEADAGMRAFVEAQIESESLPMFLSGRIYDDGVIDPRDTRTVLGLCLSAVHNAPVEGARGGFGVFRM; this is encoded by the coding sequence ATGACCCGCCTCGGCACCACCGTCGACCCGCACGCCCCCGAGCACACCCGCGCCCGTACGGCCGCACTGGAGCGCCTCGCCGCCCTCGACACCGAGCACGCCAAGGCCCTGCAGGGCGGCGGAGAGAAGTACACGGCCCGCCACCAGGCCCGCGGCAAGCTCCTGGCGCGCGAGCGCGTCGAGCTGCTCCTGGACCCCGACACCCCGTTCCTGGAGCTGTCCCCGCTCGCCGCCTGGGGCAGCGACTACCCCGTCGGAGCCTCCATGGTCACCGGCATCGGCACCGTCGAAGGCGTCGAATGCCTGGTCACCGCCAACGACCCCACGGTCCGCGGCGGCGCCTCCAACCCGTGGACCCTCAAGAAGGCGCTGCGGGCCAACGAGATCGCCCGGCAGAACCGCCTCCCCGTCATCAGCCTCGTGGAGTCCGGCGGTGCCGACCTGCCCTCCCAGAAGGAGATCTTCATCCCGGGCGGCGCGATCTTCCGCGACCTCACCCGGCTCTCGGCCGAGGGCGTCCCGACCGTCGCGGTCGTCTTCGGCAACTCCACCGCCGGAGGCGCGTACATCCCCGGCATGTCCGACCACACCATCATGATCAAGGACCGTTCCAAGGTGTTCCTCGGCGGTCCGCCCCTGGTCAAGATGGCCACCGGCGAGGAGAGCGACGACGAGTCCCTCGGCGGCGCCGACATGCACGCCCGCACCTCCGGACTCGCCGACTACTACGCCCTCGACGAGTACGACGCCATCCGCCAGGCCCGCCGCGTCGTGGCCCGCCTGAACCACCGCAAGCCCCACCAGGACCCGCCGAAGGCCGAGGAACCCCTCCACGACCCCGAGGAGCTCCTCGGCATCGTCCCGCCCGACCTCAAGACCCCCTTCGACCCGCGCGAGGTCATCGCCCGGATCGTCGACGCCTCCGACTTCGACGAGTTCAAGCCCCTCTACGGCCCCAGCCTCGTCACCGGCTGGGCCACCCTGCACGGCTACCCGGTCGGCATCCTCGCCAACGCGCAGGGCGTGCTGTTCAGCGCCGAGTCCCAGAAGGCCGCCCAGTTCATCCAGCTCGCCAACCAGCGCGACATCCCCCTCCTCTTCCTCCACAACACCACCGGCTACATGGTCGGCAAGGAGTACGAGCAGGGAGGCATCATCAAGCACGGCTCGATGATGATCAACGCCGTCTCCAACTCGAAGGTCCCGCACCTGTCCGTACTCATCGGAGCCAGCTACGGCGCCGGCCACTACGGCATGTGCGGCCGCGCCTACGAGCCCCGCTTCCTCTTCGCCTGGCCCAGCGCCAAATCCGCCGTCATGGGACCCCACCAGCTGGCCGGCGTGCTCTCCATCGTGTCCCGGCAGTCCGCCGCCGCCAAGGGACAGCCCTACGACGAGGAGGCCGACGCCGGGATGCGCGCCTTCGTCGAAGCGCAGATCGAGTCCGAGTCCCTGCCGATGTTCCTGTCCGGACGGATCTACGACGACGGAGTCATCGACCCGCGCGACACCCGTACCGTCCTCGGCCTGTGCCTGTCGGCCGTCCACAACGCCCCCGTCGAGGGCGCCCGTGGCGGCTTCGGCGTCTTCCGGATGTGA
- a CDS encoding acetyl/propionyl/methylcrotonyl-CoA carboxylase subunit alpha encodes MTNLTSLLVANRGEIAVRIFRTARALGLTTVAVHSDPDADALHVRDADAAVRLPGAAPADTYLRGDLIIKAALAAGADAVHPGYGFLSENAGFAREVQAAGLTWIGPPPAAIEAMASKTRAKELMRAAGVPLLDPVDPATATHADLPLLLKAAAGGGGRGMRVVRDLDQLKEALDAASAEARSAFGDGEVFAEPYVERGRHVEVQILADAHGTVWALGTRDCSLQRRHQKVIEEAPAPGLPETLRTTLHEAAVAAARAVSYEGAGTVEFLVTADGRPYFLEMNTRLQVEHPVTEAVFDLDLVALQLRVAEGTALPPTPPRPTGHAVEARLYAEDPAQDWRPQTGTLHTLAIPGGVRVDTGFTDGDTVGIHYDPMLAKVVTHAPTRAEAVRALAAALAGARLHGLTTNRELLVRSLRHPEFAAAQLDTGFYDRHLDTLTGGAPDPTPAALAAALAEAAPAPDAPLAARLGGWRNLRSHPHTRRYRAAGTEYEVQYHPVNHPGIRVLAATPDLVTLEVEGIRRAFHVKQNSNEIYVDSALGAHTFTRVPRFPDPQDRTEPGSLLAPMPGTVVRIAKGLAPGSPVTTGQPLLWLEAMKMEHRILAPASGTLTALHVATGQQVEYGALLAVVQEETQA; translated from the coding sequence ATGACGAACCTGACCTCCCTCCTCGTCGCCAACCGCGGCGAGATCGCCGTCCGGATCTTCCGCACCGCCCGCGCCCTGGGCCTGACCACCGTCGCCGTCCACTCCGACCCGGACGCCGACGCCCTCCACGTCCGCGACGCCGACGCGGCCGTCCGCCTGCCCGGCGCGGCCCCCGCCGACACCTACCTGCGCGGCGACCTGATCATCAAGGCCGCCCTCGCCGCCGGCGCCGACGCCGTCCACCCCGGCTACGGCTTCCTCTCCGAGAACGCCGGCTTCGCCCGCGAGGTCCAGGCCGCCGGACTGACCTGGATCGGCCCGCCCCCCGCGGCCATCGAGGCCATGGCCTCCAAGACCCGGGCCAAGGAACTGATGCGCGCCGCCGGAGTGCCGCTCCTCGACCCCGTCGACCCCGCCACCGCCACCCACGCCGACCTGCCCCTCCTCCTCAAGGCCGCGGCCGGCGGCGGCGGCCGCGGCATGCGCGTGGTCCGCGACCTCGACCAGCTCAAGGAAGCCCTGGACGCGGCCTCCGCCGAAGCCCGCTCCGCCTTCGGCGACGGCGAGGTCTTCGCCGAGCCCTACGTCGAACGCGGCCGCCACGTCGAGGTGCAGATCCTCGCCGACGCCCACGGCACCGTCTGGGCACTCGGCACCCGCGACTGCTCCCTCCAGCGCCGCCACCAGAAGGTCATCGAGGAAGCCCCCGCCCCGGGCCTCCCCGAAACCCTGCGCACGACCCTCCACGAGGCCGCCGTCGCCGCCGCCCGCGCCGTCTCGTACGAGGGAGCGGGCACGGTCGAGTTCCTCGTCACCGCCGACGGACGCCCGTACTTCCTGGAGATGAACACCCGCCTCCAGGTCGAACACCCCGTCACCGAAGCCGTATTCGATCTCGACCTCGTCGCCCTCCAGCTGCGCGTCGCCGAAGGCACGGCGCTGCCCCCGACACCCCCGCGGCCCACCGGACACGCCGTCGAGGCCCGCCTCTACGCCGAGGACCCCGCCCAGGACTGGCGCCCCCAGACCGGCACCCTGCACACCCTCGCCATCCCCGGCGGCGTCCGCGTCGACACCGGGTTCACCGACGGGGACACCGTCGGCATCCACTACGACCCCATGCTCGCCAAGGTCGTCACCCACGCCCCCACCCGCGCCGAGGCCGTCCGCGCCCTCGCCGCCGCCCTCGCCGGAGCCCGCCTCCACGGGCTCACCACCAACCGCGAACTCCTCGTACGCTCCCTGCGGCACCCGGAATTCGCCGCCGCGCAGCTCGACACCGGCTTCTACGACCGCCACCTCGACACCCTCACCGGCGGCGCCCCGGACCCCACCCCGGCCGCCCTCGCCGCCGCCCTCGCCGAGGCGGCCCCTGCCCCTGACGCCCCCCTCGCCGCCCGCCTGGGCGGCTGGCGCAACCTCCGCTCGCACCCCCACACCCGCCGCTACCGGGCCGCCGGCACCGAGTACGAGGTCCAGTACCACCCGGTGAACCACCCCGGGATCCGGGTCCTGGCCGCCACCCCCGACCTCGTCACCCTCGAAGTCGAGGGAATCCGCCGGGCGTTCCACGTGAAACAAAATTCGAACGAGATCTACGTGGACTCCGCCCTCGGCGCCCACACCTTCACCCGCGTTCCCCGCTTCCCCGATCCCCAGGACCGCACGGAACCGGGCTCGCTGCTCGCCCCCATGCCCGGCACCGTCGTCCGCATCGCCAAGGGCCTCGCCCCCGGCAGCCCCGTCACCACCGGGCAGCCCCTGCTCTGGCTGGAGGCCATGAAGATGGAGCACCGCATTCTCGCTCCCGCCTCCGGCACGCTCACCGCGCTCCACGTCGCCACCGGCCAACAGGTCGAGTACGGCGCCCTGCTCGCCGTAGTCCAGGAGGAAACGCAAGCATGA
- a CDS encoding acyl-CoA dehydrogenase family protein, producing MSTLIETQEHHALRAAVAALGQRYGREYLARIAREGGHPDELWADAAKLGYLGVNLPEEYGGGGGGIAELSIVLEELGAAGCPLLMMVVSPAICGTVIARFGTDAQKQTWLPGLADGSRIMAFGITEPDAGSNSHRITTTARRDGDDWILTGRKVFISGVDIADATLIVGRTEDARTGSLKPCLFIVPRDAPGFGRTVIDMELAAAEKQFELTLDDVRLPSSALVGDEDAGLLQLFAGLNPERIMTAAFAIGMGRYALGRAVEYAKTRQVWKTPIGAHQAVAHPLAQAHIELELARLMTQKAAALYDAGDDMGAGEAANMAKYAAAEACVRAVDQAVHTLGGNGLTREYGLGSLITASRVARIAPVSREMILNFISHQTLHLPKSY from the coding sequence ATGAGCACCCTCATCGAAACCCAAGAGCACCACGCCCTGCGCGCCGCCGTAGCCGCCCTCGGACAGCGCTACGGCCGCGAGTACCTCGCCCGGATCGCCCGCGAAGGCGGCCACCCCGACGAGCTGTGGGCCGACGCCGCGAAGCTCGGCTACCTCGGGGTCAACCTCCCCGAGGAGTACGGCGGCGGAGGCGGCGGAATCGCCGAACTCTCCATCGTCCTGGAGGAACTGGGCGCCGCGGGCTGTCCCCTCCTCATGATGGTCGTCTCGCCCGCCATCTGCGGCACGGTCATCGCCCGCTTCGGCACCGACGCCCAGAAGCAGACCTGGCTGCCCGGCCTCGCCGACGGCAGCCGCATCATGGCCTTCGGCATCACCGAACCCGACGCCGGATCCAACTCCCACCGGATCACCACCACCGCCCGCCGCGACGGCGACGACTGGATCCTCACGGGCCGCAAGGTCTTCATCTCCGGCGTCGACATCGCCGACGCCACCCTCATCGTCGGCCGCACCGAGGACGCCCGGACGGGAAGCCTCAAGCCCTGCCTGTTCATCGTCCCGCGGGACGCCCCCGGCTTCGGCCGCACGGTCATCGACATGGAACTGGCGGCCGCGGAGAAGCAGTTCGAACTCACCCTGGACGACGTACGCCTGCCGTCCTCCGCCCTCGTGGGCGACGAGGACGCGGGCCTGCTCCAGCTGTTCGCCGGCCTCAACCCCGAACGCATCATGACGGCCGCCTTCGCCATCGGCATGGGCCGCTACGCCCTCGGCCGCGCCGTCGAGTACGCGAAGACCCGCCAGGTCTGGAAGACACCCATCGGCGCGCACCAGGCCGTGGCCCACCCGCTGGCCCAGGCCCACATCGAACTGGAACTGGCCCGCCTCATGACACAGAAGGCGGCCGCCCTGTACGACGCGGGCGACGACATGGGCGCGGGCGAGGCGGCGAACATGGCCAAGTACGCGGCCGCGGAGGCCTGTGTCCGTGCGGTCGACCAGGCCGTCCACACCCTCGGCGGCAACGGCCTCACCCGCGAATACGGCCTGGGCTCCCTGATCACCGCCTCCCGCGTGGCCCGGATCGCCCCGGTCAGCCGCGAGATGATCCTGAACTTCATCTCCCACCAAACCTTGCACCTGCCGAAGTCCTACTGA